Proteins from a genomic interval of Rhodococcus rhodochrous:
- a CDS encoding sulfite reductase subunit alpha: protein MTTTGPFIPLDAPFTADQRSWLSGFVAGMQTRLFSGGPADDAGTAGSAPALHVLYGSQTGNAEAVAEDAAVAARAQGFAPVVCALDDMDLDRFAGLAQVLIVTSTYGEGEMPDNAELFWEALSAESAPRLDGMNFAVLALGDTGYDGFCQAGKLIDMRLEQLGAQRIMPRVDCDVEFEELAATWIAETLPLVAAVEGIVGDGAPAPAAPAAPAPAKSQWTRKNPYPAVLTSNVLLSGEDSAKEIRHYEFALADSGLEYEAGDALNVVPVNDTELVRAILGRLGLDGATVPEGHDDTLEHLLTYNYEITAPSVDLLEEIEKHTGNEELTYVLRHGDKAALDEWLWGRDILDVLLLDPAPELSAEQFLALLRPLQHRAYSISSSPNACDGSVHLTVAAVRYGTDGRERRGVCSTFLADRVGESKVGIFVSKNKAFRVPADDTAPMIMIGPGTGIAPFRGFLQERRARGATGKNWLFFGDQKRGCDYIYENELTEFADSGVLTRLDLAFSRDQAEKIYVQTRMKEHGAELFAWLEEGGHFYICGDASRMAKDVDRTLHEIVAEHGGMSDEQAAEYVTTLKREKRYVRDVY, encoded by the coding sequence GTGACCACCACCGGCCCGTTCATTCCCCTCGACGCCCCGTTCACCGCCGATCAGCGGTCGTGGCTCTCCGGCTTCGTCGCCGGGATGCAGACCCGCCTGTTCTCCGGTGGTCCCGCCGACGATGCCGGGACCGCCGGCTCGGCACCCGCTCTGCATGTGCTCTACGGCTCGCAGACCGGCAATGCCGAAGCCGTCGCCGAGGACGCCGCGGTCGCGGCCCGCGCCCAGGGCTTCGCGCCCGTCGTGTGCGCTCTCGACGACATGGACCTCGACCGGTTCGCCGGTCTGGCCCAGGTCCTGATCGTCACGTCCACCTACGGCGAGGGCGAGATGCCCGACAACGCCGAGCTGTTCTGGGAGGCACTGTCGGCCGAGAGCGCCCCGCGTCTCGACGGCATGAACTTCGCGGTGCTCGCTCTCGGCGACACCGGTTACGACGGGTTCTGCCAGGCGGGCAAGCTCATCGACATGCGACTCGAGCAGCTCGGTGCGCAGCGCATCATGCCGCGGGTGGACTGCGACGTCGAGTTCGAGGAGCTCGCCGCGACGTGGATCGCGGAGACGCTGCCGCTCGTCGCGGCCGTCGAGGGCATCGTGGGCGACGGCGCTCCCGCCCCCGCGGCACCGGCGGCACCCGCCCCGGCGAAGTCGCAGTGGACCCGCAAGAATCCCTATCCTGCGGTGCTGACGTCGAATGTGCTGCTGTCCGGGGAGGACTCGGCCAAGGAGATCCGGCACTACGAGTTCGCGCTCGCCGATTCCGGTCTCGAATACGAAGCGGGCGACGCGCTGAACGTGGTGCCTGTCAACGACACCGAACTCGTACGCGCGATCCTCGGTCGGCTCGGTCTCGACGGCGCGACCGTCCCCGAGGGTCACGACGACACGCTCGAGCATCTGCTCACCTACAACTACGAGATCACCGCTCCGTCCGTCGATCTCCTCGAGGAGATCGAGAAGCACACGGGCAACGAGGAACTCACCTACGTGCTGCGGCACGGCGACAAGGCCGCGCTCGACGAATGGTTGTGGGGCCGCGACATTCTCGATGTGCTGCTGCTCGATCCCGCACCCGAGCTGTCGGCCGAGCAGTTCCTGGCGCTGCTGCGTCCGCTGCAGCACCGGGCGTACTCGATCTCGTCGAGCCCGAACGCGTGCGACGGTTCGGTGCATCTGACGGTCGCGGCGGTGCGCTACGGCACCGACGGCCGCGAGCGTCGCGGCGTGTGCTCGACCTTCCTCGCCGATCGTGTCGGTGAGAGCAAGGTCGGCATCTTCGTGTCGAAGAACAAGGCCTTCCGCGTCCCCGCCGACGACACGGCGCCGATGATCATGATCGGTCCGGGCACCGGCATCGCACCCTTCCGCGGCTTCCTGCAGGAACGTCGCGCACGGGGTGCGACGGGGAAGAACTGGCTGTTCTTCGGCGACCAGAAGCGCGGCTGCGACTACATCTACGAGAACGAGTTGACCGAATTCGCCGACTCGGGCGTGCTCACGCGCCTGGACCTGGCGTTCTCCCGCGATCAGGCCGAGAAGATCTACGTGCAGACCCGCATGAAGGAGCACGGTGCGGAACTGTTCGCGTGGCTCGAGGAGGGCGGACACTTCTACATCTGCGGCGACGCGTCGCGGATGGCGAAGGACGTCGACCGTACGCTGCACGAGATCGTCGCCGAGCACGGCGGCATGAGCGACGAGCAGGCCGCCGAGTACGTCACCACCCTCAAGCGCGAGAAGCGGTACGTGCGCGACGTGTACTGA
- a CDS encoding glutamate synthase-related protein: protein MTHASDTGLYDSTLDKSSCGVGFITRKDGVQTHDVLTRGHEALCVVPHRGGMSAEGVGDGAGINVDLSVAFFSEITGTPLQEGNFGVGNFFLPTDPAAHADAEELVSSALAGAGVTVLTVRDVPVDDSVLRPAATKYQLPIRQWIFTRPDACETVDEFDRLLHDVLLEVEARAYTEPELGGLYPLSLSARTQVLKNRLNSHEVIPYFRDLTDPRHAVHTLFFHTRFSTNTDPHPTMAQPFRLMAHNGELNTDRKNRLFEGALARAMGRDIIRPPGQSDSCRFDQTLASRIAHNDLDLVTAVVQMMPPAWENDTELSPQVRAMLEFFSLYEEKNDGPAALIFGNGTVVGARLDRLGLRPLRTVETEEYLAVTSEAGQFDFAPETVLRRGRIEAGGMLYFDHRTRRSYGTVEALELLAARQDYASLVDEARRDLDALPEVPAEKAGSPLRYNGDLGRYQRYVSYSINQESFRFMLDPMLASGQERISAMGYGNAINALSDQEGGVAKYFSQRFAQVTNPSLDSIREADGMTLRVALGARPGSGAPASSATQIVVPTPILTHLDMLRIREQSDTPVRRFEMLYSPVFDDAKANAAALAAAIDGTAEAIADFARESGGIAVLTDRHVSTDRAGLPMVLTVAAVNQRLIDEGLRLRVSVIVESGQLFSSHHIAATLGFGAAAVYPLTVQMRAEEKFGDDADAAFLKFRKAAEKSLMKTMGRVGLCTVESYIGGEFFEPSYLDTSDEVLARWFPNVKSPVGGVGFTTLAQAVADWHRRALTVETEKDVPLLGLFKERAEGAGHSFGTTAVRGFVDMTEEPSTLPVEKEAEPDLTDALRLLPLHRLSDAHGLDDASYRYGGFRALTPAEIDAFEITPGYRAFARTMADERAQRPAALRDVLALPADVTFAVTAEDFTKEMGRFARFGNNSMLVRGISAARVGESEFVLRLTGPLADDHRRPDALAASLVARFGDGIVSHRCYGDTLTVHAIGDAARYLEQVRQAPLSVRLDRVQPAHEITPTLASGAMSHGALNSNAHEAVAHGTNMVGGMSNCGEGGEHISRYGTIRGSRIKQFASGRFGVWAGYLADPMLEEIEIKIAQGAKPGEGGQLPAKKVTVEIAAARGATPGVELVSPPPHHDTYSIEDLAQLIHDAKAARVRVIVKLVSSEGIGTIAVGVAKAGADVINVAGNTGGTGAASVTSLKYAGRSAEIGVAEVHQALTANGLRDKVVLRCSGAHQTASDVIASALLGADSFEFGTTALMMLGCVMAKNCNVKCPAGLTTNPEVFNGDPRAMAQYLLNVAHETRELLARLGLRSLRDARGRADLLHLLDHPSSVGRLDLRAMLAVLPEVHIDNPVYMEKDYSLDEAWVARLREALVDGMELTVALGDGVQLTNNNKSVGAQLAIDIERMLNHEDLGVLPAVLDDERGRRWLRDGTVTITTSGSAGLSFGAFCNDGMHIEHTGTANDGVGKGQCGGQIVLRSPGGGSDDRGGNVLIGNFALFGATGGRLFVEGEAGDRFAVRNSGATAVVEGVGEFACEYMTNGAVLNIGEFGKGFGNGMSGGFVYQYDPEGLLPRKASADSIVLGSITGDDPQAAIHNAAVLQLLHLHVEATGSVKARFLIDNWQVEQHRFAYGMPRALLQYQDLDEILAAASRKDLAAEVATALVAHQVRKFKENYRSGVPVAGGVTPDATDTEAMYALLNNYTVLAAAQEMALQKVPGATDVADPAVQKAARNLLLTEDFFLVAKLERYALAAIADHTDEQLAALVADKRLNDYKQALALRNVRSVDAPGTYGWILLQSRKNLDAAGRLPGYEELFARNAVPNVLTSTMGVSA, encoded by the coding sequence GTGACGCACGCCAGTGACACCGGCCTGTACGACAGCACGCTGGACAAGAGCAGTTGTGGTGTCGGTTTCATCACCCGCAAGGACGGGGTGCAGACCCACGACGTGCTCACCCGCGGCCACGAAGCCCTGTGCGTCGTGCCGCACCGCGGTGGCATGTCCGCAGAGGGTGTCGGCGACGGAGCCGGCATCAACGTGGACCTGTCGGTCGCCTTCTTCTCCGAGATCACCGGAACGCCCCTGCAGGAAGGGAACTTCGGTGTCGGAAACTTCTTCCTCCCCACCGATCCCGCGGCGCATGCCGATGCCGAGGAACTCGTCTCGTCGGCACTCGCCGGAGCCGGGGTCACCGTGCTCACGGTGCGCGACGTTCCCGTCGACGACAGCGTGTTACGTCCTGCCGCAACGAAATACCAGCTGCCGATCCGGCAGTGGATCTTCACCCGGCCCGACGCGTGCGAGACCGTCGACGAGTTCGACCGGCTGCTGCACGACGTGCTCCTCGAGGTCGAGGCCCGCGCCTACACCGAGCCGGAACTGGGCGGGCTGTACCCGCTCTCGCTCAGTGCGCGCACGCAGGTTCTCAAGAACCGCTTGAACTCTCACGAGGTCATCCCGTACTTCCGCGATCTCACCGATCCGCGGCACGCGGTGCACACCCTGTTCTTCCACACCCGGTTCTCGACGAACACCGATCCGCATCCGACGATGGCGCAGCCGTTCCGCCTCATGGCGCACAACGGCGAACTGAACACCGATCGCAAGAACCGGCTGTTCGAGGGCGCCCTCGCCCGCGCGATGGGCCGCGACATCATCCGCCCGCCGGGACAGTCCGACAGCTGCCGCTTCGATCAGACCCTGGCCTCGCGCATCGCCCACAACGACCTCGACCTCGTCACCGCCGTCGTGCAGATGATGCCGCCGGCCTGGGAGAACGACACCGAGCTGTCGCCGCAGGTCCGCGCGATGCTCGAGTTCTTCTCGCTGTACGAGGAGAAGAACGACGGCCCCGCGGCGCTGATCTTCGGCAACGGCACCGTCGTCGGCGCGCGCCTCGACCGCCTCGGCCTGCGCCCGCTGCGCACCGTGGAGACCGAGGAGTACCTCGCCGTCACCTCCGAGGCCGGTCAGTTCGATTTCGCGCCCGAGACCGTGCTGCGTCGCGGCCGCATCGAGGCCGGCGGCATGCTGTACTTCGATCACCGCACGCGCCGCTCCTACGGAACCGTCGAGGCACTCGAACTTCTTGCTGCCCGGCAGGATTACGCGTCGCTCGTCGACGAGGCCCGCCGCGATCTCGACGCCCTGCCCGAGGTTCCCGCCGAGAAGGCCGGTTCCCCGCTGCGCTACAACGGCGATCTCGGCCGCTACCAGCGCTACGTGTCCTACAGCATCAACCAGGAGTCCTTCCGGTTCATGCTCGACCCGATGCTCGCCTCGGGTCAGGAACGCATCTCCGCGATGGGTTACGGCAACGCCATCAACGCGCTGTCGGATCAGGAAGGCGGTGTGGCCAAGTACTTCTCGCAGCGCTTCGCCCAGGTCACCAACCCGTCGCTGGACTCGATCCGCGAGGCGGACGGCATGACCCTGCGCGTCGCGCTCGGTGCCCGTCCCGGTAGCGGTGCTCCCGCCTCGTCCGCGACCCAGATCGTGGTGCCCACCCCGATCCTCACGCACCTCGACATGCTGCGTATCCGCGAGCAGTCCGACACCCCGGTGCGGCGATTCGAGATGCTGTACTCCCCCGTCTTCGACGACGCGAAGGCGAACGCGGCCGCGCTCGCCGCCGCGATCGACGGTACAGCCGAGGCCATTGCCGATTTCGCTCGCGAATCCGGTGGCATCGCCGTGCTCACCGACCGGCACGTCTCCACCGACCGCGCCGGACTGCCGATGGTGCTCACCGTCGCCGCGGTCAACCAGCGCCTGATCGACGAGGGACTGCGTCTGCGCGTGTCCGTCATCGTCGAGTCCGGACAGTTGTTCTCGTCGCATCACATCGCCGCGACCCTCGGCTTCGGTGCCGCTGCGGTGTATCCGCTCACGGTGCAGATGCGCGCCGAGGAGAAGTTCGGCGACGACGCCGACGCCGCGTTCCTGAAGTTCCGCAAGGCCGCCGAGAAGTCGCTCATGAAGACGATGGGACGCGTCGGCCTGTGCACCGTCGAGTCGTACATCGGCGGTGAGTTCTTCGAGCCGAGCTATCTCGACACGAGCGACGAGGTGCTCGCGCGCTGGTTCCCGAACGTCAAGTCCCCGGTCGGCGGTGTCGGTTTCACCACCCTCGCGCAGGCCGTCGCCGACTGGCACCGTCGCGCCCTCACAGTCGAGACCGAGAAGGACGTCCCACTGCTGGGTCTGTTCAAGGAGCGCGCCGAGGGCGCCGGTCACTCGTTCGGCACGACCGCCGTACGCGGCTTCGTGGACATGACCGAGGAACCGTCCACGCTGCCCGTCGAGAAGGAGGCCGAGCCGGACCTGACCGACGCACTGCGTCTGCTGCCGCTGCACCGCCTCTCCGACGCGCACGGTCTCGACGACGCGTCGTACCGCTACGGCGGTTTCCGTGCCCTGACACCCGCCGAGATCGATGCCTTCGAGATCACCCCGGGCTACCGCGCGTTCGCTCGCACGATGGCCGACGAGCGCGCGCAACGTCCCGCGGCGCTGCGCGACGTGCTGGCCTTGCCCGCCGACGTCACTTTCGCCGTCACCGCCGAGGATTTCACCAAGGAGATGGGCCGCTTCGCACGGTTCGGCAACAACTCGATGCTCGTGCGCGGAATCTCCGCCGCGCGGGTCGGCGAGAGCGAGTTCGTCCTGCGTCTGACCGGTCCGCTCGCCGACGACCACCGTCGCCCCGATGCGCTCGCGGCCTCGCTCGTCGCCCGCTTCGGCGACGGCATCGTCTCGCACCGCTGCTACGGCGACACCCTGACCGTGCACGCGATCGGTGATGCCGCGCGCTATCTCGAGCAGGTCCGTCAGGCCCCGCTGAGCGTGCGACTCGACCGGGTGCAGCCGGCGCACGAGATCACCCCGACGCTCGCGTCGGGCGCGATGAGCCACGGCGCGCTCAACTCCAACGCCCACGAAGCCGTCGCCCACGGCACCAACATGGTCGGCGGCATGTCGAACTGCGGTGAGGGCGGCGAGCACATCTCCCGCTACGGCACCATCCGCGGTTCGCGCATCAAGCAGTTCGCGTCCGGACGCTTCGGTGTATGGGCCGGTTACCTCGCCGATCCGATGCTCGAGGAGATCGAGATCAAGATCGCGCAGGGCGCCAAGCCCGGCGAGGGCGGCCAGCTGCCCGCCAAGAAGGTCACGGTGGAGATCGCCGCGGCACGTGGTGCGACCCCGGGCGTCGAGCTGGTCTCGCCGCCGCCGCACCACGACACCTACTCGATCGAGGACCTCGCCCAGCTCATCCACGACGCCAAGGCGGCGCGGGTGCGGGTGATCGTCAAGCTCGTCTCCTCGGAGGGCATCGGCACGATCGCTGTGGGTGTCGCCAAGGCGGGCGCCGACGTCATCAACGTCGCCGGCAACACCGGCGGCACGGGCGCCGCCTCGGTGACCTCGCTGAAGTACGCGGGCCGGTCCGCGGAGATCGGTGTGGCCGAGGTCCATCAGGCCCTCACGGCCAACGGTCTGCGCGACAAGGTCGTGCTGCGGTGCTCGGGTGCGCACCAGACGGCGTCGGACGTCATCGCCTCCGCGTTGCTCGGCGCCGACAGCTTCGAGTTCGGCACCACGGCGCTGATGATGCTCGGTTGCGTCATGGCGAAGAACTGCAACGTCAAGTGCCCGGCAGGTCTGACCACGAATCCCGAAGTGTTCAACGGTGATCCGCGGGCGATGGCCCAGTACCTGCTCAACGTCGCGCACGAGACCCGCGAGCTGCTCGCCCGCCTGGGTCTGCGGTCGCTACGCGACGCGCGCGGCCGCGCCGACCTGCTGCACCTGCTCGACCACCCGTCGAGCGTGGGCCGGCTGGACCTGCGGGCGATGCTCGCGGTGCTGCCCGAGGTGCACATCGACAACCCGGTCTACATGGAGAAGGACTACTCGCTCGACGAGGCGTGGGTGGCCCGGCTGCGCGAGGCCCTCGTCGATGGGATGGAGCTCACCGTCGCGCTCGGCGACGGCGTGCAGCTGACGAACAACAACAAGAGCGTCGGTGCGCAGCTCGCGATCGACATCGAGCGCATGCTCAACCACGAGGATCTCGGCGTCCTGCCGGCCGTGCTCGACGACGAGCGCGGACGCCGCTGGTTGCGCGACGGCACCGTCACCATCACCACTTCCGGTTCGGCGGGCCTGTCCTTCGGGGCGTTCTGCAACGACGGCATGCACATCGAGCACACCGGTACCGCCAACGACGGCGTCGGCAAGGGCCAGTGCGGTGGGCAGATCGTGCTGCGTTCACCGGGTGGCGGCAGCGACGATCGCGGTGGCAACGTGCTCATCGGCAACTTCGCGCTCTTCGGTGCGACCGGTGGTCGCCTGTTCGTCGAGGGCGAGGCCGGCGACCGCTTCGCGGTGCGCAACTCCGGTGCCACCGCCGTCGTCGAGGGTGTCGGCGAGTTCGCCTGCGAGTACATGACCAACGGCGCGGTGCTCAACATCGGCGAGTTCGGCAAGGGCTTCGGCAACGGCATGTCGGGCGGGTTCGTCTACCAGTACGACCCCGAGGGCCTGCTCCCCCGCAAGGCCAGCGCCGACTCGATCGTCCTCGGGTCGATCACCGGCGACGACCCGCAGGCCGCGATCCACAACGCCGCGGTGCTGCAGCTGCTGCACCTGCACGTCGAGGCGACCGGCTCGGTGAAGGCCCGCTTCCTGATCGACAACTGGCAGGTCGAGCAGCACCGGTTCGCGTACGGCATGCCGCGCGCGCTGCTGCAGTACCAGGACCTCGACGAGATCCTCGCCGCAGCGTCGCGCAAGGACCTCGCTGCCGAGGTCGCCACGGCGCTGGTCGCGCACCAGGTGCGCAAGTTCAAGGAGAACTACCGCTCGGGTGTTCCCGTCGCCGGTGGTGTCACCCCGGACGCGACCGACACCGAGGCCATGTACGCGCTGCTCAACAACTACACGGTGCTTGCCGCCGCGCAGGAGATGGCGCTGCAGAAGGTGCCCGGCGCCACCGACGTCGCCGACCCGGCGGTGCAGAAGGCCGCACGCAATCTGCTGCTCACCGAGGACTTCTTCCTCGTCGCGAAGCTCGAGCGCTACGCCCTCGCGGCGATCGCCGACCACACCGACGAGCAACTCGCAGCGCTGGTCGCCGACAAGCGCCTGAACGACTACAAGCAGGCCCTGGCCCTGCGCAACGTCCGCTCGGTCGATGCGCCCGGTACCTACGGCTGGATCCTCTTGCAGAGCCGCAAGAATCTCGACGCCGCAGGTCGCCTGCCCGGTTACGAGGAACTGTTCGCACGCAACGCCGTCCCGAACGTCCTCACCTCCACGATGGGAGTCTCCGCGTGA
- a CDS encoding aldehyde dehydrogenase family protein encodes MTDILDRTKIYIDGQWVDSDGSGRIEVVNPATEEVVAVVAEGVASDVDRAVAAAKAAFPAWAALSGASRAAYLEKVSSLANERADELTRVVSQDMGMPAHFARAIQVGMPLKNIAGYASLAGTYDFDDQEIGNALVVREPIGVVGAITPWNYPLHQVVLKVFAALAAGCTVVLKPTEVAPLVTYALVDIVDEAGLPPGVFNLVSGYGPVVGEAIAAHPDIDMVSFTGSTRAGKRVSVVAAETVKKVALELGGKSANIILDDADLTAAVTEGVGKCFLNSGQTCTALTRMLVPADRLQEATAIAEQVARAYTVGLPDDPSSKLGPLVSGTQQARVKAYIDKGVEEGAELVLDGRETEFTTGYFVGPTVFTNVAPEMTIAREEIFGPVLSIIGYQDEDDAVRIANDSEYGLSGGVWSADPARAEAVARRMRTGQVYINGGAFNTDAPFGGYKQSGIGREAGVFGLEEFLEIKTILR; translated from the coding sequence ATGACCGACATTCTCGACCGCACGAAGATCTACATCGACGGGCAGTGGGTGGACTCCGACGGCAGCGGCCGCATCGAGGTCGTGAATCCGGCGACCGAAGAGGTCGTCGCGGTGGTCGCCGAGGGTGTCGCCTCCGATGTCGATCGAGCCGTCGCCGCGGCGAAGGCCGCCTTCCCGGCCTGGGCCGCGCTCAGTGGCGCGTCACGTGCCGCCTACCTGGAGAAGGTCTCCTCGCTGGCGAACGAGCGCGCCGACGAGCTCACGAGGGTCGTCTCCCAGGACATGGGGATGCCCGCCCACTTCGCGCGTGCCATCCAGGTCGGTATGCCGCTGAAGAACATCGCCGGCTATGCGTCGCTGGCCGGAACGTACGACTTCGACGACCAGGAGATCGGCAACGCCCTGGTCGTGCGCGAACCCATCGGGGTCGTCGGGGCGATCACCCCGTGGAACTACCCGCTGCACCAGGTGGTGCTGAAGGTGTTCGCCGCGCTCGCCGCCGGATGCACCGTGGTGCTCAAGCCCACCGAGGTCGCGCCGCTGGTGACCTATGCGCTCGTCGACATCGTCGACGAGGCCGGCCTGCCGCCGGGCGTGTTCAACCTCGTCAGCGGTTACGGGCCGGTCGTCGGCGAGGCCATCGCCGCGCACCCCGACATCGACATGGTGTCGTTCACGGGCTCGACGCGTGCCGGCAAGCGCGTCTCGGTCGTTGCCGCGGAGACGGTGAAGAAGGTCGCGCTCGAACTCGGCGGCAAGTCGGCCAACATCATCCTCGACGACGCCGACCTCACCGCGGCCGTCACCGAGGGTGTCGGCAAGTGCTTCCTCAACTCCGGCCAGACCTGCACCGCACTGACCCGCATGCTCGTCCCCGCCGACCGTCTGCAGGAGGCCACCGCCATCGCCGAGCAGGTCGCGCGGGCCTACACGGTCGGGCTGCCCGACGATCCGTCGTCGAAGCTCGGCCCGCTCGTCAGCGGAACGCAGCAGGCACGCGTGAAGGCGTACATCGACAAGGGCGTCGAGGAGGGTGCCGAACTGGTGCTCGACGGACGCGAAACCGAGTTCACCACCGGCTACTTCGTCGGCCCGACCGTGTTCACGAACGTCGCGCCGGAGATGACGATCGCCCGCGAGGAGATCTTCGGGCCGGTGCTGTCGATCATCGGATACCAGGACGAGGACGACGCGGTGCGCATCGCCAACGACAGCGAGTACGGCCTGTCCGGCGGGGTCTGGTCGGCCGACCCGGCGCGAGCGGAGGCGGTGGCCCGCCGGATGCGCACCGGTCAGGTCTACATCAACGGCGGCGCTTTCAACACCGACGCACCCTTCGGTGGTTACAAGCAGTCGGGTATCGGACGCGAGGCCGGCGTTTTCGGGCTCGAGGAGTTCCTGGAGATCAAGACGATCCTGCGCTGA
- a CDS encoding SDR family NAD(P)-dependent oxidoreductase, whose protein sequence is MDLGLTAKRAIVTGGSRGIGYAIARALATEGADVVIAARTAADLDIAAKTLSEETGRRIVPVPTDTGDQASVDALVARAVAELGGVDILVNSAATPWSANKPTDFAATTDDVVRNEVEIKVLGCLRTARAVAPYLIEQGWGRIINISGLGARSANSIAQTVRNVSVAAVTKNLADELGPHGINVTVVHPGRTRTERLAARLAEESAETGTPVAELEQQIAKNSVNRLIDASEVADVVAFLASPRSIGITGDAIAVGGGVPGAVYY, encoded by the coding sequence AGAGGGCCATCGTCACCGGCGGTAGCCGCGGCATCGGCTACGCCATCGCGCGGGCACTGGCCACCGAAGGCGCCGACGTGGTGATCGCGGCCCGTACCGCGGCCGATCTCGACATCGCAGCGAAGACCCTCTCGGAGGAGACCGGGCGACGAATCGTTCCCGTGCCCACCGACACCGGCGACCAGGCCTCGGTCGACGCGCTGGTCGCGCGGGCCGTCGCCGAACTCGGCGGGGTCGACATCCTCGTCAACTCCGCCGCCACTCCCTGGAGCGCCAACAAGCCGACGGACTTCGCCGCGACCACCGACGACGTCGTGCGCAACGAGGTCGAGATCAAGGTCCTCGGCTGCCTGCGCACCGCACGCGCCGTCGCTCCCTATCTGATCGAACAGGGCTGGGGCCGGATCATCAACATCAGCGGCCTCGGTGCGCGCAGCGCGAACTCCATCGCCCAGACGGTCCGGAACGTCAGCGTTGCGGCTGTGACGAAGAACCTCGCCGACGAACTCGGCCCTCACGGCATCAACGTCACCGTGGTGCACCCCGGCCGGACCCGCACCGAGCGGCTGGCGGCACGCCTGGCCGAGGAGTCGGCCGAGACCGGCACGCCGGTAGCCGAACTCGAACAGCAGATCGCGAAGAACTCCGTGAACCGCCTCATCGACGCGAGCGAGGTCGCCGACGTCGTCGCGTTCCTCGCGAGCCCGCGCAGCATCGGCATCACCGGCGACGCGATCGCTGTGGGCGGTGGCGTGCCCGGCGCGGTCTACTACTGA